From one Pseudactinotalea sp. HY158 genomic stretch:
- a CDS encoding PAS domain S-box protein, with amino-acid sequence MPPEGLGIDTWPHDVAARLLDLSADLACVAGFDGYLRQVTGEWTALLGWSAQVLLSRPLLEFVHPEDVAATSARLEAARGGRAIARFQNRFLTAGGAVRWLAWTAIGVPGEGAYRAVARDLTPRHEAEALVHESERRYLDLIESAHDIVQSILPDGHLEFVNHAWHTHLGYTPEELPDLTLFDIVDEADHDHCTILIGQIMSGLSFDHVEITFVAKDGHTFPVEGNATGRFRDGVFVATHTFFRDISDRRRAEALQADYRRRLENEVAERSAALVQSEKLATLGRLSAGMAHELNNPAAAARRGALLLEEAFTATCTALLTLARSAQGAGEAARLAELLGASATRASDAVHLDPLARGDREAEVEDWLAAHWLEDQWEAAGALVDLGMDAAGLDALADTFAPGHLGAAITALSRARTAYGLIAQIGHGSERISRIVAALKEYSYMDRAPVQDVDVHDGLDSTLVMLQSKLTQGIEVRRDYGRDVPRIETLGSELNQVWTNLIDNAADAMGGSGHLTIRTRAAAGGGVAVEIEDDGPGIPGEVVADVFDPFFTTKPPGQGTGLGLNIVFNMITGSGGTVDVRSEPGRTVFRVWLPPRRPQGEPA; translated from the coding sequence ATGCCGCCCGAGGGCCTTGGTATCGACACCTGGCCGCACGATGTCGCGGCGCGCCTGCTCGACCTGAGCGCCGACCTGGCGTGCGTGGCCGGCTTCGACGGCTACCTGCGCCAGGTCACGGGCGAATGGACGGCGCTGCTCGGCTGGAGCGCGCAGGTTCTCCTCTCCCGGCCGCTGCTCGAGTTCGTGCACCCCGAGGACGTCGCCGCGACGTCGGCCCGACTCGAGGCCGCCCGCGGGGGCCGCGCGATCGCCCGGTTCCAGAACCGGTTCCTCACCGCAGGCGGGGCGGTCCGGTGGCTCGCGTGGACGGCGATCGGGGTGCCGGGCGAGGGCGCCTACCGCGCCGTGGCCCGCGACCTGACGCCCCGCCACGAGGCCGAGGCGCTCGTGCACGAGAGCGAGCGCAGATACCTCGACCTGATCGAGTCCGCCCACGACATCGTGCAGAGCATCCTGCCCGACGGGCACCTCGAGTTCGTCAACCACGCCTGGCACACCCACCTCGGCTACACCCCCGAGGAGCTCCCGGACCTCACGCTCTTCGACATCGTCGACGAGGCCGATCACGACCATTGCACGATCCTCATCGGCCAGATCATGAGCGGGCTCTCGTTCGACCACGTCGAGATCACGTTCGTGGCCAAGGACGGGCACACCTTCCCGGTCGAGGGGAACGCGACGGGCAGGTTCCGCGACGGGGTGTTCGTGGCGACGCACACGTTCTTCCGCGACATCAGCGACCGCCGCCGGGCCGAGGCCCTGCAGGCCGACTACCGGCGCCGGCTCGAGAACGAGGTGGCCGAACGCTCCGCCGCGCTCGTGCAGAGCGAGAAGCTCGCGACCCTCGGCCGGTTGAGCGCGGGCATGGCGCACGAGCTGAACAACCCGGCCGCCGCGGCCCGGCGCGGCGCGCTGCTGCTGGAGGAGGCGTTCACCGCCACGTGCACGGCGCTGCTCACCCTCGCCCGCTCGGCGCAGGGCGCCGGCGAGGCCGCCCGGCTGGCCGAACTCCTCGGCGCGTCGGCCACCCGGGCGAGCGACGCCGTCCATCTGGATCCGCTCGCGCGCGGCGACCGCGAGGCCGAGGTCGAGGACTGGCTGGCCGCCCACTGGCTCGAGGACCAGTGGGAGGCGGCCGGTGCCCTCGTCGACCTGGGCATGGACGCGGCGGGCCTGGACGCCCTCGCCGACACGTTCGCGCCGGGCCACCTGGGCGCCGCGATCACGGCGCTGTCGCGGGCGCGCACCGCGTACGGGCTCATCGCGCAGATCGGGCACGGCTCGGAGCGGATCTCGCGGATCGTCGCGGCGCTCAAGGAGTACAGCTACATGGACCGAGCGCCGGTGCAGGACGTCGACGTGCACGACGGCCTCGACAGCACGCTCGTGATGCTGCAGTCCAAGCTCACGCAGGGCATCGAGGTGCGGCGCGACTACGGCCGGGACGTGCCGCGCATCGAGACCCTCGGCAGCGAGCTCAACCAGGTCTGGACGAACCTGATCGACAACGCGGCGGACGCCATGGGCGGCTCCGGTCACCTGACGATCCGCACGCGGGCGGCGGCGGGCGGCGGGGTCGCCGTGGAGATCGAGGACGACGGCCCGGGCATCCCGGGGGAGGTGGTCGCCGACGTGTTCGATCCGTTCTTCACCACGAAGCCGCCCGGGCAGGGCACCGGCCTCGGCCTGAACATCGTGTTCAACATGATCACGGGCTCGGGCGGCACGGTCGACGTGCGGTCCGAGCCGGGCCGCACCGTGTTCCGGGTGTGGCTGCCGCCGCGCCGCCCGCAGGGAGAGCCCGCGTGA
- a CDS encoding FAD-dependent oxidoreductase, producing MTGAQAAPRRPVILAADDDPAVLSAVRGDLRGRYGRHYRVLTAGGGAEAIDTLDALKLRGDAVAVVVSDQRMPEVSGTAVLGAARRLFPEVRTVLLTAYADTDVAIGAINDLHLDYYILKPWDPPEERLFPIVDDLLEDWHAHHRPGHVVTRVVGSRWSARTHEIRDFLQRNQIPMQWLDVDSSEEARVLSGAAGPDGLPLVITPDGAALHSPGLADLAAALGQKTRADAESFDLAIVGAGPAGLAAAVYGASEGLRTVCLEQLVPGGQAGQSSRIENYLGFPSGISGGDLARRAVTQARRFHVDLLAPTAAAGLDLTGPYPRIELVDGSAINCGAVILACGVSYRSLDVPGSTEFEGRGVFYGAAVSERDTVTGEHIVVVGGANSAGQAAVFFSDYARSVTILCRAGGLGAKMSSYLVEQIAARENIVVRCGASVRAVGGTDRVESVTIADAATGDTQELATSALFVFIGASPHTDWLPPQIARDGRGFILTGPGLGARRHHTLDGDRDPFLYETSAPGVFAVGDVRASSVKRVASAVGEGSVAVRFVHEVLRG from the coding sequence GTGACCGGCGCGCAGGCCGCGCCGCGGCGCCCGGTCATCCTCGCCGCCGACGACGACCCGGCCGTGCTCAGCGCGGTACGGGGCGACCTGCGCGGGCGGTACGGCCGCCACTACCGGGTGCTCACCGCGGGCGGCGGCGCCGAGGCGATCGACACGCTCGACGCGCTCAAGCTACGCGGCGATGCGGTCGCCGTCGTCGTCTCGGATCAACGGATGCCGGAGGTGAGCGGGACGGCGGTGCTGGGCGCGGCGCGGCGGCTCTTCCCGGAGGTGCGCACGGTGCTGCTGACCGCCTATGCCGACACGGATGTGGCGATCGGCGCGATCAACGACCTGCACCTGGACTACTACATCCTCAAGCCGTGGGATCCGCCCGAGGAGCGGCTGTTCCCGATCGTGGACGACCTGCTCGAGGACTGGCACGCGCACCACCGGCCCGGCCACGTCGTGACGCGGGTGGTCGGCAGCCGGTGGTCGGCCCGCACGCACGAGATCCGCGACTTCCTGCAGCGCAACCAGATCCCGATGCAGTGGCTCGACGTGGATTCGAGCGAGGAGGCCCGGGTGTTGTCGGGGGCGGCGGGGCCCGATGGGCTGCCGCTCGTGATCACCCCGGACGGCGCGGCCCTGCACTCCCCCGGCCTGGCCGACCTGGCCGCCGCGCTCGGGCAGAAGACGCGCGCGGATGCGGAGTCCTTCGACCTGGCGATCGTCGGGGCCGGGCCCGCGGGGCTCGCGGCGGCGGTGTACGGCGCGAGCGAGGGGCTGCGCACCGTGTGTCTCGAGCAGCTCGTGCCGGGCGGGCAGGCCGGGCAGTCCTCCCGGATCGAGAACTACCTGGGCTTCCCGAGCGGGATCTCCGGGGGCGATCTGGCGCGGCGGGCCGTGACCCAGGCGCGACGCTTCCACGTGGACCTGCTCGCCCCCACGGCGGCGGCGGGCCTCGACCTGACCGGCCCGTATCCGCGGATCGAACTCGTGGACGGGTCGGCGATCAACTGCGGGGCGGTGATCCTGGCCTGCGGGGTCTCCTACCGGAGCCTCGACGTTCCGGGCAGCACCGAGTTCGAGGGCCGGGGCGTGTTCTACGGGGCCGCGGTGAGCGAGCGGGACACGGTCACGGGCGAGCACATCGTGGTGGTCGGCGGGGCGAATTCGGCGGGCCAGGCCGCCGTCTTCTTCTCGGACTACGCCCGCTCGGTCACGATCCTGTGCCGGGCGGGCGGGCTGGGCGCGAAGATGTCGAGCTACCTCGTCGAGCAGATCGCCGCCCGGGAGAACATCGTCGTGCGCTGCGGCGCGAGCGTGCGCGCCGTCGGCGGCACCGACCGGGTGGAGAGCGTGACGATCGCCGACGCCGCCACCGGAGACACGCAGGAGCTGGCCACGTCGGCGCTGTTCGTGTTCATCGGCGCCTCCCCGCACACCGACTGGCTGCCGCCACAGATCGCCCGCGACGGGCGCGGCTTCATCCTCACCGGCCCGGGCCTCGGAGCCCGGCGCCACCACACCCTCGACGGCGACCGCGACCCGTTCCTGTACGAGACGAGCGCCCCGGGGGTCTTCGCCGTCGGCGACGTGCGGGCGAGCTCCGTCAAGCGGGTCGCCTCCGCGGTCGGCGAAGGATCGGTCGCGGTCCGGTTCGTGCACGAGGTGCTGCGGGGCTGA
- a CDS encoding SDR family oxidoreductase, with translation MILVTGGTGTLGTHVVARLRRAGRPVRVLTRGNHPDGGLDAGAGGGVEYVRGDTVAGLGLTEAFAGAETVVHLAGGAKGDDVAAQNVAYAARSARADHLLLISVVGADAMPIGYFRAKAAAEETVRHAQVPYTILRAAQFHEFVARTIAPLAKWPVVPVPGGLRFEPIAATEVAERLADLVLAGPHGDVPDLVGPEVLDVREILAPLTGGHQLHIPVRIPGAIGRAYRGGDNLAAPGADRGERTWAEFVLGRGVSASA, from the coding sequence ATGATTCTCGTGACAGGCGGAACCGGCACCCTCGGCACCCACGTCGTGGCGCGGCTGCGGCGGGCCGGCAGACCGGTGCGCGTGCTCACCCGCGGCAACCATCCGGACGGAGGTCTCGATGCTGGTGCCGGCGGCGGTGTGGAGTACGTTCGCGGCGACACGGTCGCGGGCCTCGGCCTGACGGAGGCCTTCGCGGGGGCCGAGACCGTCGTGCACCTCGCAGGCGGCGCGAAGGGCGACGATGTGGCGGCGCAGAACGTCGCGTACGCAGCCCGGTCCGCGCGCGCGGACCACCTGCTGCTCATCTCGGTCGTCGGGGCGGATGCCATGCCGATCGGCTACTTCCGTGCGAAGGCGGCGGCGGAGGAGACCGTGCGGCACGCACAGGTGCCCTACACGATCCTCCGTGCCGCGCAGTTCCACGAGTTCGTGGCCAGGACGATCGCGCCGCTGGCGAAGTGGCCGGTCGTTCCGGTACCGGGCGGGCTGCGGTTCGAGCCGATCGCGGCCACGGAGGTCGCGGAGCGGCTCGCGGACCTCGTCCTGGCAGGGCCGCACGGGGACGTGCCGGATCTGGTCGGCCCGGAGGTGCTGGACGTGCGCGAGATCCTCGCCCCGCTGACCGGTGGGCATCAGCTGCACATACCGGTGCGGATCCCGGGTGCGATCGGGCGGGCGTACCGGGGAGGCGACAACCTCGCCGCTCCGGGGGCCGACCGGGGCGAGCGGACGTGGGCGGAATTCGTCCTGGGCCGGGGAGTGTCGGCGTCGGCATGA
- a CDS encoding sigma-70 family RNA polymerase sigma factor, protein MVDRRFLARRFEVQRPRLIAIATHLLGSAADAEDAVQEAWFRLERTDAGALDNLDAWLTTVVSRIALDLLRTPRRARERSWLVEPWSEPAANAPDPETRAVDNDRVAVALMVVLETLSPAERLAFVLHDVFGLRFDEIAEIMGRSEASARQSASRGRRLVRDAPPPRPMAWSAEHSLVRAWLSAVEHGNFDALLALLDEGAVLRADDGARTEILRGAREIAQQAMFAARLAAHSTPIRIDGRPGVAAVMAGRLVSIMAFELRAGRISGIEVLSDPARLERLDLAAILG, encoded by the coding sequence ATGGTCGACCGACGGTTCCTGGCGAGACGGTTCGAGGTGCAGCGCCCCCGGCTCATCGCGATCGCGACCCATCTGCTCGGTTCGGCTGCGGACGCCGAGGACGCGGTGCAGGAGGCCTGGTTCCGGCTCGAGCGCACGGATGCCGGTGCGCTGGACAACCTCGACGCGTGGCTCACGACGGTGGTCTCGAGGATCGCCCTCGACCTGCTCCGGACGCCCCGGCGGGCCCGGGAACGCTCGTGGCTGGTGGAGCCCTGGTCCGAGCCCGCCGCGAACGCGCCCGACCCCGAGACCCGGGCCGTGGACAACGACCGGGTGGCGGTCGCGCTCATGGTGGTGCTCGAGACGTTGTCACCGGCGGAGCGGTTGGCCTTCGTGCTGCACGACGTGTTCGGACTGAGGTTCGATGAGATCGCCGAGATCATGGGCAGGTCCGAGGCGTCGGCGCGCCAGTCGGCCTCCCGCGGCCGGCGGCTTGTGCGGGACGCCCCTCCCCCGCGCCCGATGGCGTGGAGCGCCGAACACTCTCTCGTGCGGGCGTGGCTCTCGGCCGTCGAACATGGAAACTTCGACGCGCTGCTCGCCCTGCTCGACGAGGGGGCCGTGCTCCGGGCCGACGACGGCGCGCGTACCGAGATCCTCCGGGGCGCGCGCGAGATCGCGCAGCAGGCCATGTTCGCGGCCCGACTCGCCGCGCACTCGACTCCGATCCGGATCGATGGCCGCCCGGGGGTGGCCGCCGTGATGGCCGGCCGACTCGTCTCCATCATGGCCTTCGAACTCCGGGCCGGCCGCATCTCCGGCATCGAGGTGCTCTCCGATCCCGCGCGCCTCGAGCGGCTCGATCTCGCGGCGATCCTCGGCTGA
- a CDS encoding family 20 glycosylhydrolase — protein sequence MPGGRSGFYTQEESRAIVAYAAARHIEVIPEVETSRHSSAAIAAYPEFACGSTGTLCTTSPVVGQYFTAVIGELAAMSSSDLVRIGGDGSICGQAYIDFVKKVEGSSWPRASAWSAGPRFP from the coding sequence ATGCCCGGTGGCCGGTCCGGCTTCTACACCCAGGAGGAGTCCCGCGCCATCGTGGCCTACGCCGCCGCGCGCCACATCGAGGTGATCCCCGAGGTCGAGACCTCGAGACACTCCTCGGCCGCGATCGCCGCCTATCCGGAGTTCGCCTGTGGCTCCACCGGCACGCTGTGTACGACCTCGCCGGTGGTCGGCCAGTACTTCACCGCCGTCATCGGCGAACTCGCCGCGATGAGCAGTTCCGACCTCGTCCGTATCGGCGGCGATGGGTCGATCTGCGGGCAGGCGTACATCGACTTCGTCAAGAAGGTCGAGGGATCGTCATGGCCACGGGCAAGCGCATGGTCGGCTGGACCCCGCTTCCCATAG
- a CDS encoding diacylglycerol kinase family protein, translating into MSARVGVVWNPAKAERGELEVALAEVHTGPARWYETTEDDPGQAACRRALDDGADLVLACGGDGTIRAVTEHLAATDSAAEMGIVPLGTGNLLARNLDVPLADLPAAIARALEGTARPIDVGWLEADLDGGTERHAFAVMAGFGIDAHMITETDEDLKEKAGWLAYVESLGRAVSASEVIGLRLALDGGAAEAHQAHTLIVGNCGSLQGGLTLLPDADPADGRLDLLVLHEGGVSGWLDTLRNMAWDNGLKRLLRRDDEVTAESTDATTLGRLTRARVELDEPRVVEVDGDDLGETTRIEISIQPSAVRIR; encoded by the coding sequence ATGAGCGCGCGCGTCGGCGTCGTCTGGAATCCGGCGAAGGCCGAGCGCGGCGAGCTCGAGGTGGCGCTCGCCGAGGTCCACACCGGCCCGGCCCGCTGGTACGAGACCACCGAGGACGATCCCGGCCAGGCGGCCTGCCGGCGCGCCCTCGACGACGGCGCCGACCTCGTGCTCGCGTGCGGGGGAGACGGCACCATCAGAGCCGTGACCGAGCACCTCGCCGCCACGGACTCGGCGGCGGAGATGGGCATCGTCCCCCTCGGCACCGGCAACCTCCTCGCCCGCAACCTCGACGTGCCGCTCGCCGACCTCCCCGCGGCGATCGCCCGCGCACTCGAGGGCACGGCCCGGCCAATCGACGTCGGCTGGCTCGAGGCCGATCTCGACGGCGGCACCGAGCGGCACGCCTTCGCCGTGATGGCGGGCTTCGGGATCGACGCCCACATGATCACCGAGACCGACGAGGACCTCAAGGAGAAGGCGGGCTGGCTCGCCTACGTCGAGTCCCTCGGGCGGGCGGTCTCGGCGAGCGAGGTCATCGGCCTTCGCCTCGCCCTCGACGGCGGCGCCGCGGAGGCGCACCAGGCCCACACGCTCATCGTCGGCAACTGCGGCAGCCTCCAGGGAGGCCTCACCCTGCTGCCCGACGCAGACCCGGCGGACGGGCGGCTCGACCTCCTCGTGCTCCACGAGGGCGGCGTCTCCGGATGGCTCGACACGCTGCGGAACATGGCCTGGGACAACGGCCTCAAGCGGCTGCTCCGGCGCGATGACGAGGTCACCGCCGAGAGCACCGACGCCACGACCCTCGGCCGACTCACCCGGGCGAGGGTCGAGCTCGACGAGCCGCGCGTCGTCGAGGTGGACGGCGACGACCTCGGCGAGACCACCCGAATCGAGATCAGCATCCAGCCGAGCGCCGTCCGCATCCGATAG
- a CDS encoding 4'-phosphopantetheinyl transferase superfamily protein, with protein MDGVAVKAWHDSARLYRAAPNLRISGLVHLALVRADAAAWASLLSGSESIRAAAIRSKEQRAEFVTGRAVAKTLAGAVSGSHPSQVQIQQECVVCGSTTHGRPIIRGVEAVQVSVAHREGNVLVGMTVDGPIGVDVEVDRRVTELRGMAALALTAEERARLDRLDELAASRWFLTRWCLKEAVTKRSGVGLTQDFASLEVDGERDRVVVLTGDNAPPGLVIAVAVAQQTAGIRWVFP; from the coding sequence GTGGACGGCGTCGCGGTGAAGGCGTGGCATGATTCGGCCCGGTTATACCGTGCAGCGCCCAACCTACGCATCTCGGGATTGGTGCATCTCGCGCTCGTGCGAGCAGACGCGGCGGCCTGGGCTTCGTTGCTGAGCGGGTCCGAATCGATCCGGGCGGCAGCGATCCGTAGCAAGGAACAGCGCGCTGAGTTCGTGACCGGGCGAGCGGTAGCCAAGACGCTCGCCGGTGCGGTTTCGGGAAGTCACCCGAGTCAGGTGCAGATCCAGCAGGAGTGTGTCGTCTGTGGCAGCACCACGCACGGCAGGCCGATCATCCGTGGCGTAGAGGCCGTCCAGGTGTCGGTCGCTCACCGAGAGGGCAATGTGCTCGTCGGTATGACTGTCGATGGGCCGATAGGCGTAGACGTGGAGGTGGACCGCCGGGTCACGGAGCTGCGCGGGATGGCCGCTCTCGCGCTGACGGCCGAGGAACGTGCCCGTCTCGACCGGCTGGACGAGTTGGCGGCCTCTCGGTGGTTCTTGACCCGCTGGTGCCTCAAGGAGGCCGTGACCAAGCGCAGCGGTGTCGGGCTCACCCAGGACTTCGCGTCACTCGAGGTCGACGGCGAGCGCGATCGAGTGGTGGTACTCACAGGCGACAACGCGCCGCCGGGACTGGTGATCGCGGTCGCGGTCGCGCAGCAGACGGCCGGGATCCGGTGGGTCTTCCCATGA
- a CDS encoding thioesterase II family protein, which yields MAVPAGPRHARPACGPADRAAVQRSPVSTGCLHRFGPERRGARLLCVPHAGASADAYAPWVRDLGGALELWAVTPAGRRDRADEPLNRDPQRLVTEVVSALTALDERPLFVFGHSMGALIGFEVAAELAGSPHQPRAVIVSGSPAPHIRSRHRENDYTDDDLAESLVDWGGTAQELVGDLELRELLFPPLRADLQLCDRYHRTAPWASPVPLAALAGRDDQVAPPSDVTPWEDYTTDFLGLRTFTGGHFFPATSRREVIDHVVSLAMQVLTRH from the coding sequence GTGGCTGTTCCTGCCGGCCCGCGACACGCCCGCCCTGCCTGCGGACCCGCAGACCGAGCCGCGGTCCAGCGAAGCCCCGTGAGCACAGGATGCCTGCACCGGTTTGGGCCGGAGCGCCGTGGCGCTCGGCTGCTCTGTGTGCCGCACGCGGGGGCCAGCGCTGACGCCTACGCACCCTGGGTGCGCGACCTGGGCGGTGCACTGGAGCTGTGGGCGGTCACCCCTGCCGGACGGAGAGACCGCGCAGACGAGCCATTGAACCGCGACCCACAGCGGCTGGTCACGGAAGTGGTCTCTGCGCTCACCGCGCTCGATGAGCGGCCGCTGTTCGTCTTCGGGCACAGCATGGGTGCCCTGATCGGCTTCGAGGTTGCAGCGGAGCTGGCTGGATCGCCCCACCAGCCGCGGGCGGTGATCGTCTCGGGGTCACCAGCTCCGCATATCCGCTCCCGTCACCGCGAGAACGACTACACCGACGACGACCTTGCCGAGTCCCTTGTCGACTGGGGTGGCACCGCGCAGGAGCTCGTGGGCGACCTGGAGCTGAGGGAACTACTGTTCCCGCCGCTACGAGCGGATCTACAGCTGTGCGACCGCTATCACCGCACCGCACCGTGGGCGTCGCCTGTCCCACTGGCTGCGCTGGCTGGACGCGACGACCAGGTGGCGCCGCCTTCCGACGTCACCCCGTGGGAGGACTACACGACCGATTTTCTCGGGCTCAGGACCTTCACCGGCGGCCACTTCTTCCCCGCCACCTCCCGTCGGGAGGTCATCGATCACGTTGTGAGCCTGGCCATGCAGGTACTCACGCGACACTGA
- a CDS encoding DHA2 family efflux MFS transporter permease subunit has protein sequence MSRAASQDSRVHQARWLILTIMCLSVLLVAIDNTIVNVALPTISRDVTASTSELQWIVDAYAMVFAGLLLVAGNLGDRFGRKRVLQVGLVLFAIASLVATWSGSVGNLIASRGAMGVAAAMVYPSTLATVPQVFRNRQERAVAIGVWAGVSGLAIALGPVVGGLLLEHFWWGSIFLVNVPIAAVALVAGAILIPESKDPDPGRFDYVGAISSSAGIGLLVWTIIEAPDNGWASATTLTGFGIAAILLVLFGFWETRCTDPLLEVRFFRNPRLSAAAATTGMAFFGLFGFIFMITLYFQLILGWDALKAGLATLPYALVMGAMSPIAMIFTNKIGTKIIVGGGMALSAAGFLLASWAEVDSPYWSFIVVCMVLMAAGMGLATGPATDAVLAALPKEKSGVGSAINDTTREVGGALGVAVVGSALNSVFGHHLAQQWTALNIPHEAIEQSKGSVAVALTVAGSQPDALAARAVAEVGNAFIEGLRLGCYIVAGAILLASLAAWLFLPARDTPALPADPQTEPRSSEAP, from the coding sequence ATGAGCAGAGCCGCCTCGCAAGACAGCAGGGTCCACCAGGCTCGTTGGCTGATCCTGACGATCATGTGTCTGAGCGTCCTGCTGGTCGCCATCGACAACACCATCGTCAACGTCGCGCTGCCCACCATCTCCCGTGACGTCACCGCCTCCACCTCCGAGCTGCAGTGGATCGTCGACGCCTATGCCATGGTGTTCGCCGGGCTGCTGCTGGTGGCGGGCAACCTCGGGGATCGCTTCGGCCGCAAACGGGTCCTGCAGGTCGGCCTGGTGCTGTTCGCGATCGCGTCCCTGGTCGCCACGTGGTCGGGCTCGGTGGGGAACCTGATCGCCAGCCGGGGAGCGATGGGCGTGGCCGCCGCGATGGTGTATCCCTCGACCCTGGCCACCGTTCCCCAAGTCTTCCGCAACCGGCAGGAGCGAGCGGTCGCGATCGGGGTGTGGGCGGGCGTGTCCGGGCTGGCGATCGCCCTCGGCCCGGTCGTGGGCGGACTGCTGCTCGAACACTTCTGGTGGGGCTCCATCTTCCTGGTGAATGTGCCGATCGCGGCCGTTGCCCTGGTCGCGGGCGCCATCCTCATCCCGGAGTCCAAGGATCCCGACCCCGGCAGATTCGACTACGTCGGGGCGATCTCGTCTTCCGCGGGGATCGGGCTGCTGGTCTGGACCATTATCGAAGCTCCCGACAACGGATGGGCCAGTGCCACCACACTGACCGGGTTCGGCATCGCCGCGATCCTGTTGGTGTTGTTCGGTTTCTGGGAGACCCGGTGCACCGACCCTCTGCTGGAGGTCCGGTTCTTCCGCAATCCCCGGCTCAGCGCGGCAGCCGCCACCACTGGGATGGCGTTCTTCGGGCTTTTCGGGTTCATATTCATGATCACGCTGTACTTTCAACTGATTCTCGGGTGGGACGCACTCAAGGCCGGTCTGGCGACCCTGCCGTATGCCCTGGTCATGGGGGCGATGTCGCCGATCGCGATGATCTTCACCAACAAGATCGGTACCAAGATCATCGTCGGCGGCGGGATGGCTCTCAGCGCTGCCGGGTTCCTGCTTGCCTCCTGGGCGGAGGTGGACTCGCCCTATTGGAGCTTCATCGTCGTGTGCATGGTGCTGATGGCCGCCGGGATGGGCTTGGCAACCGGGCCCGCGACCGACGCGGTGCTCGCGGCCCTGCCCAAGGAGAAGTCAGGCGTGGGTTCGGCCATCAACGACACGACCCGCGAGGTGGGCGGCGCCCTGGGCGTGGCCGTGGTCGGCTCCGCCCTAAACTCCGTGTTCGGGCACCACCTGGCGCAGCAGTGGACGGCTCTGAACATCCCGCACGAGGCCATCGAGCAGTCCAAGGGATCCGTCGCCGTTGCCCTGACGGTGGCAGGGAGCCAACCCGATGCGCTCGCCGCGCGCGCGGTGGCCGAGGTCGGCAACGCCTTCATCGAGGGGCTCCGCCTGGGCTGCTACATAGTCGCAGGCGCCATCCTCCTGGCGTCCCTCGCCGCGTGGCTGTTCCTGCCGGCCCGCGACACGCCCGCCCTGCCTGCGGACCCGCAGACCGAGCCGCGGTCCAGCGAAGCCCCGTGA
- a CDS encoding ketopantoate reductase family protein has product MSVSPRSAAVIGAGVIGQVYAGRLAAAGHSTWLLARGETLDRMRDRGVTLIRDGQSTTAPVTVVGSVEEIPPVDVVYLAVRGDQVVEALPVVQGVRATTVVTLVNLAGDALEVAERIGADRVVLGFPGVGGTRTDDAVTYQVVKQQPTTLGKYDGREEPVVADLHDAGFAVEVVDDAASWLATHAVFIAGAGAAILAAGSSQAVGEDRKRTAAMVASVRDGFEAIAQHGVTVTPTPLKVIFTVVPKFFAVYYWGKQMRGDLGRLALAPHVLATRDTEFSLLAREVRDLTGGDAPLLDAALEQAGFPDADLPGAAT; this is encoded by the coding sequence ATGAGCGTGTCACCTCGTAGTGCGGCCGTCATCGGCGCGGGAGTGATCGGCCAGGTCTACGCCGGTCGCCTGGCCGCAGCCGGCCACTCCACCTGGCTCCTCGCGCGCGGGGAGACCCTGGACCGCATGCGAGACCGCGGGGTCACGCTCATCCGGGATGGCCAGTCCACCACGGCGCCGGTCACCGTGGTCGGGTCCGTCGAGGAGATCCCCCCGGTGGACGTGGTCTACCTGGCTGTCCGGGGCGACCAGGTGGTTGAGGCCCTGCCGGTGGTGCAGGGAGTCCGGGCGACCACTGTCGTCACGCTGGTCAACCTCGCCGGTGACGCCCTCGAGGTCGCCGAGCGGATCGGGGCCGACCGGGTGGTGCTCGGGTTCCCCGGCGTCGGAGGGACCCGCACCGATGACGCGGTCACCTACCAGGTGGTGAAGCAGCAACCCACCACCCTCGGCAAGTACGACGGTCGGGAGGAACCGGTCGTGGCGGACCTGCACGACGCCGGGTTCGCTGTCGAGGTAGTCGATGACGCAGCTTCCTGGCTGGCCACGCACGCTGTGTTCATCGCAGGCGCCGGCGCGGCGATCCTCGCCGCCGGGAGCAGTCAGGCCGTCGGCGAGGACCGGAAACGCACCGCGGCCATGGTGGCGTCGGTGCGCGACGGGTTTGAGGCGATCGCCCAGCACGGCGTCACGGTCACGCCCACCCCGCTGAAGGTCATCTTCACCGTGGTGCCGAAGTTCTTCGCCGTGTACTACTGGGGCAAGCAGATGCGGGGTGACCTCGGGCGACTCGCGCTGGCCCCGCACGTCCTCGCCACTCGCGACACGGAGTTCTCGCTGCTCGCCAGGGAGGTGCGCGACCTGACCGGAGGCGACGCCCCGCTGCTGGACGCCGCCCTCGAGCAGGCCGGCTTCCCGGACGCAGATCTGCCCGGGGCGGCCACATGA